A genomic stretch from Desulfonauticus submarinus includes:
- the ahcY gene encoding adenosylhomocysteinase produces the protein MFLELEPSLEYKVKDMELADLGIKEMQLSENEMPGLMALQKKYEASKPLKGLKITGSLHMTIQTAMLIQTLYKLGADIRWASCNIFSTQDHAAAAVVKLGLAKVFAWKGESIEEYWWCTEQALTWPDGSGPDLIVDDGGDATLFVHLGVDAEKDPTILEKEYEHKDMQVLIERLKHSIKANPQKWTTIAKQIRGVSEETTTGVHRLYQLESEGKLLFPAINVNDSVTKSKFDNLYGCRESLIDGIKRATDIMVAGKVAVVCGYGDVGKGCAQAFRGMGARVIITEIDPICALQAAMEGYEVKRLDEVVEFGDIFVTATGCCDVIRGEHMERMKDEAIVCNIGHFDSEIEMSYLENNPKCKRINIKPQVDKWVLESGRSIIVLAEGRLVNLGCATGHASFVMSASFTNQVLAQLELAKTKYEPKVMVLPKKLDEEVARLHLERLGVHLEKLTPKQAEYLGVPIEGPYKPDHYRY, from the coding sequence ATGTTTTTAGAACTTGAACCAAGTTTGGAATACAAGGTAAAAGATATGGAGCTTGCAGATCTAGGTATTAAGGAAATGCAACTATCAGAAAATGAAATGCCTGGCCTTATGGCTTTACAAAAAAAATACGAGGCATCTAAACCATTAAAAGGGCTAAAAATTACTGGCAGCCTCCATATGACCATTCAAACCGCAATGCTCATTCAAACTCTCTACAAATTAGGTGCAGACATTCGCTGGGCATCTTGCAATATCTTTTCCACTCAAGACCATGCAGCTGCTGCTGTAGTAAAACTTGGGCTAGCTAAAGTATTTGCTTGGAAAGGCGAAAGTATTGAAGAATATTGGTGGTGCACAGAACAAGCTCTTACTTGGCCAGATGGTTCTGGCCCAGATCTTATTGTAGATGATGGGGGAGACGCAACTTTATTTGTTCACCTTGGAGTAGATGCAGAAAAAGATCCAACTATCTTAGAAAAAGAATATGAACACAAGGATATGCAAGTTTTAATTGAAAGATTAAAACATAGCATTAAAGCAAATCCTCAGAAATGGACTACTATTGCTAAGCAAATAAGAGGTGTTTCCGAAGAAACAACTACTGGCGTCCACAGATTATATCAATTAGAATCAGAAGGAAAACTCTTATTCCCTGCTATTAATGTAAACGATTCTGTAACTAAATCAAAATTTGACAATTTATATGGATGTAGAGAGTCTCTTATTGATGGAATAAAAAGAGCAACAGATATAATGGTAGCAGGAAAAGTTGCAGTAGTGTGTGGTTATGGAGACGTTGGAAAAGGATGTGCTCAAGCTTTTAGAGGTATGGGAGCAAGAGTAATTATTACAGAAATAGACCCTATATGTGCATTACAAGCTGCCATGGAAGGTTATGAGGTAAAACGTCTAGATGAAGTTGTGGAATTTGGAGACATCTTTGTCACTGCCACAGGCTGCTGCGATGTTATCCGAGGTGAACATATGGAGCGGATGAAAGATGAAGCAATTGTATGTAATATTGGCCATTTTGATTCAGAAATAGAAATGAGCTATCTGGAAAATAACCCTAAATGTAAACGTATTAACATTAAACCCCAAGTAGATAAGTGGGTGTTAGAGTCTGGACGATCTATTATTGTCTTAGCAGAAGGGAGATTAGTTAATCTTGGATGCGCCACTGGGCACGCAAGTTTTGTTATGAGTGCAAGCTTTACTAACCAAGTATTAGCTCAATTAGAACTTGCTAAAACTAAATATGAACCAAAAGTAATGGTTCTTCCTAAAAAATTAGATGAAGAAGTAGCTAGACTCCATTTAGAACGTTTAGGTGTTCACCTAGAAAAACTTACTCCCAAACAAGCAGAGTATTTAGGTGTACCAATTGAAGGTCCATATAAACCTGATCATTATAGATATTAG
- the secA gene encoding preprotein translocase subunit SecA — MFNFIVKKVFGTKNERYLKSIQPLVEKINSLEPQIQKLSDDAMRSRINELRVEAEKGKSLDKMLPEVFALVREAGKRTLNMRHFDVQLIGGIVLHQGKIAEMKTGEGKTLVATLAVVLNALSGKGVHVITVNDYLAKRDAEWMGKLYNFLGLSVGVIVHGLDDEERKKAYNADITYGTNNEFGFDYLRDNMKFYPEQLVQRELNYAIVDEVDSILIDEARTPLIISGPSEESTYLYTKINRIIPRLKRDKDFEIDEKLKTVTLTEEGIKHLEQILKVDNLFDPKHITLQHHVLQALKAHYLFKRDVDYIVKDGQVIIVDEFTGRLMPGRRYSDGLHQALEAKEGVKVEAENQTLASITFQNYFRLYKKLAGMTGTADTEAVEFKQIYDLDVVVIPTHKPMIRKDYPDVIYKTQGEKYRAIVREIKEMYKVGRPVLVGTTSIEKSELLSKMLKKEHIPHEVLNAKHHEKEAEIIAKAGEKGRVTIATNMAGRGTDIVLGPGVKELGGLHIIGTERHESRRIDNQLRGRSGRQGDPGSSRFFLSLEDDLMRLFGSERISSLMTKLGMQEDEPIENKLVTRAIENAQKRVEAHNFEIRKTLLEYDDVMNQQRMVIYSQRRELMFAKDLEPIIYDFIDDILDEVYAPLDEKKDLDPETTKLIIAKLKEIFNLDRVLKLKELPSREEAKENILKILQELKEQAGEYYQEILRYFLLESLDRNWKEHLLNMDHLKEGIGLRGYGQKDPKQEYKIEGYELFQDMLFYIKENTLKALCHLKIERQVNEEEFQHKEEQNLNFAGAEKTESKKQPIKRKSRKIGRNEPCPCGSGKKYKKCCGANK, encoded by the coding sequence ATGTTTAATTTTATAGTAAAAAAAGTATTTGGTACCAAAAATGAGCGTTATCTAAAATCCATTCAACCTCTAGTGGAAAAAATCAACTCTTTAGAGCCTCAAATTCAAAAACTCTCTGATGATGCAATGCGTTCTCGGATTAATGAACTTAGAGTCGAGGCAGAAAAGGGAAAAAGCTTAGACAAAATGCTTCCAGAAGTGTTTGCCCTGGTTAGAGAAGCAGGGAAAAGAACTCTAAACATGCGCCATTTTGATGTGCAACTAATTGGAGGTATTGTTTTACATCAAGGAAAAATTGCTGAAATGAAAACAGGTGAAGGTAAAACCTTAGTTGCCACCTTGGCCGTAGTATTAAATGCTCTCTCTGGCAAAGGAGTTCATGTTATTACAGTTAACGACTACTTGGCCAAGCGTGATGCTGAATGGATGGGGAAATTATATAATTTTTTAGGACTTTCAGTTGGTGTAATAGTGCACGGCCTTGATGATGAAGAACGCAAAAAAGCCTATAATGCAGATATTACCTATGGAACAAATAATGAGTTCGGTTTTGATTATCTAAGAGATAATATGAAATTTTATCCAGAACAGCTAGTGCAAAGAGAGTTAAATTATGCTATTGTAGATGAAGTTGATTCTATTTTAATTGATGAAGCCAGAACTCCGCTCATTATTTCTGGCCCATCAGAAGAATCAACTTATCTTTATACTAAGATAAATAGAATTATCCCAAGACTGAAAAGAGATAAAGACTTTGAAATAGATGAAAAATTGAAAACAGTAACTTTAACAGAAGAAGGAATAAAGCATCTTGAACAAATATTAAAGGTAGATAATCTCTTTGATCCCAAACATATTACCTTACAACATCACGTCTTACAGGCACTAAAAGCTCACTATCTTTTTAAAAGAGATGTAGATTATATAGTAAAAGATGGACAAGTAATTATTGTAGATGAATTCACAGGCAGACTTATGCCTGGAAGACGTTATAGTGACGGATTACACCAAGCCTTAGAAGCCAAAGAAGGCGTAAAAGTAGAAGCAGAAAACCAAACCTTAGCTAGCATTACCTTTCAAAACTATTTCCGTTTATATAAAAAGTTAGCAGGAATGACTGGAACTGCTGACACAGAAGCAGTTGAGTTTAAACAAATATATGATTTAGATGTAGTTGTTATTCCTACTCACAAGCCAATGATTCGTAAAGATTACCCAGATGTTATTTACAAAACCCAAGGAGAAAAATATCGAGCTATTGTTAGAGAAATAAAAGAAATGTATAAAGTAGGCAGACCAGTATTAGTGGGCACTACTTCCATTGAAAAATCTGAACTCCTATCCAAAATGCTCAAAAAAGAACACATTCCGCACGAAGTCTTAAACGCAAAACATCATGAAAAAGAAGCTGAAATCATTGCCAAGGCAGGAGAGAAAGGTAGGGTTACTATTGCTACTAATATGGCTGGACGCGGGACAGATATAGTCTTGGGGCCAGGAGTAAAAGAACTAGGCGGCCTTCATATTATTGGAACAGAAAGACATGAAAGTAGAAGAATAGATAACCAGCTTAGAGGACGAAGTGGCCGTCAAGGAGATCCAGGTTCTTCACGCTTCTTTTTATCGCTAGAAGATGACCTAATGCGCCTTTTTGGCTCTGAACGAATTTCCTCTTTAATGACCAAGTTAGGAATGCAAGAAGATGAACCAATAGAAAACAAACTGGTCACCCGAGCCATTGAAAACGCTCAAAAACGGGTAGAAGCTCATAATTTTGAAATTAGAAAAACTCTTTTAGAATACGATGATGTAATGAATCAACAAAGAATGGTTATCTACTCTCAACGCCGCGAGTTAATGTTTGCTAAAGACTTAGAACCGATTATTTATGACTTTATAGATGATATTTTAGATGAGGTGTATGCTCCCTTAGATGAGAAAAAAGATTTAGATCCAGAAACCACAAAATTAATTATTGCCAAGCTTAAGGAAATCTTTAACTTAGATAGGGTATTAAAGCTAAAAGAACTTCCCTCTAGAGAAGAAGCAAAAGAAAATATCCTAAAAATTCTCCAAGAGTTAAAAGAACAAGCAGGAGAGTATTATCAAGAAATTTTAAGATACTTTTTATTAGAAAGCTTAGACCGTAATTGGAAAGAACACCTTCTCAATATGGATCATTTAAAAGAAGGTATTGGTCTTAGAGGTTATGGACAAAAAGATCCTAAACAAGAATATAAAATAGAAGGCTATGAACTTTTTCAAGATATGCTTTTTTATATTAAAGAAAATACCTTAAAAGCTCTTTGTCATCTTAAAATAGAACGCCAGGTCAATGAAGAGGAGTTTCAGCATAAAGAAGAACAAAACCTAAACTTTGCTGGAGCAGAAAAAACAGAAAGTAAAAAACAGCCCATTAAACGAAAATCTCGCAAAATAGGAAGAAACGAACCCTGTCCATGTGGAAGTGGCAAAAAGTATAAAAAATGTTGTGGAGCAAATAAGTAA
- a CDS encoding DUF502 domain-containing protein yields MGLKKILQEVKDVLKTNLIAGLLFLTPLAATFYFLKFVISWLDKITNIIPPAYRPDSFLPFPIPGLGIIILFIILFMTGILVRNYLGKKLVGLWEYIISKIPFINKFYTAVKQLVETIISGGNKDFKRVVLVEFPRSGVYSLGYVTGVAVGEIQDKTQKKVLNIYVPTTPNPTSGYYLIMPEEDVIPLDMSVEDSFKLLISGGIINPEDVCKKGGQK; encoded by the coding sequence TTGGGACTGAAAAAAATTTTGCAAGAAGTAAAAGATGTTTTAAAGACTAATTTAATAGCAGGCCTTTTATTTTTAACTCCTTTAGCAGCAACTTTTTATTTTTTAAAGTTTGTTATTTCGTGGTTGGATAAGATTACTAATATTATTCCGCCTGCTTATAGACCAGATAGTTTTTTGCCATTTCCTATTCCTGGATTAGGTATTATTATTTTATTTATTATTTTATTTATGACAGGTATTTTAGTAAGAAATTATTTAGGGAAGAAATTAGTTGGCTTGTGGGAATATATTATTTCAAAAATTCCTTTTATTAATAAATTTTATACAGCTGTTAAACAATTAGTAGAAACTATTATAAGTGGGGGCAATAAAGATTTTAAAAGGGTGGTATTAGTAGAATTTCCAAGATCTGGAGTTTATTCTTTGGGTTATGTTACAGGAGTAGCTGTAGGAGAAATTCAAGACAAGACCCAAAAAAAAGTTTTAAATATTTATGTGCCAACTACGCCTAATCCTACTTCAGGATATTATTTAATTATGCCAGAAGAAGATGTCATTCCTTTGGATATGAGTGTGGAAGACTCTTTTAAACTTTTAATTTCAGGGGGGATAATAAACCCTGAGGATGTTTGTAAAAAAGGAGGACAAAAATGA
- the metK gene encoding methionine adenosyltransferase, which yields MILTHDHYFFASESVTEGHPDKVADQISDAILDAIIAEDPNARVACETLVTTGLAFIAGEISTNAYADFPEIVRNTVKEIGYTDANMGFDYATCSVISSIDKQSPDIAMGVNRKNPEEQGAGDQGMMFGFAVNETPTLMPAPIYFAHKLSRRLAYVRKNGILDFLRPDGKTEVTVEYIGGKPARIDNVVVAAQHNENITYDDLAEAIKEEVIFKTLPEEMVDKDKIKIFINTTGRFVIGGPQGDCGLTGRKIIQDTYGGMGNHGGGAFSGKDPSKVDRSAAYMARYIAKNIVAAGLAPKCEVQIAYAIGVAEPVSVFVTSWGTGEVPDDVLQKAVLEVFDLRPYSIIKRLNLLRPIYKKTACYGHFGREDVDFTWEKTDAVDDLKTACKI from the coding sequence ATGATTTTAACTCATGACCATTATTTTTTTGCTTCAGAATCTGTAACCGAAGGGCATCCAGACAAAGTAGCAGATCAAATTTCTGATGCTATTTTAGATGCTATTATTGCAGAAGACCCAAACGCTAGAGTAGCGTGCGAAACATTAGTGACTACAGGTTTGGCTTTTATTGCTGGAGAGATTTCTACCAATGCCTATGCTGATTTCCCAGAAATTGTTCGAAACACTGTAAAAGAGATAGGTTATACAGATGCGAATATGGGATTTGACTATGCTACTTGTTCAGTTATTTCTTCTATTGATAAGCAGTCTCCTGATATTGCCATGGGAGTGAACAGAAAAAATCCAGAAGAACAAGGAGCTGGAGATCAGGGAATGATGTTTGGTTTTGCTGTTAACGAGACTCCTACTCTTATGCCAGCGCCTATATATTTTGCTCATAAGCTTTCAAGACGTTTAGCTTATGTGCGTAAAAATGGAATTTTAGATTTTCTTCGTCCAGATGGGAAAACAGAAGTTACTGTGGAATATATAGGGGGAAAGCCTGCAAGAATAGACAATGTTGTGGTAGCTGCTCAACATAATGAAAATATTACTTATGATGATCTTGCAGAAGCCATTAAAGAGGAAGTTATTTTTAAAACTTTACCTGAAGAGATGGTAGATAAAGATAAGATAAAAATTTTTATAAATACTACTGGTAGATTTGTGATAGGTGGGCCACAAGGTGATTGTGGACTTACTGGTAGGAAAATTATTCAAGATACTTATGGTGGTATGGGAAATCATGGTGGAGGTGCATTTTCTGGAAAAGATCCTTCTAAAGTAGATAGGTCTGCAGCATATATGGCTAGATATATTGCTAAAAATATTGTAGCTGCAGGTCTTGCTCCTAAATGCGAAGTGCAAATTGCTTATGCTATTGGAGTAGCAGAGCCTGTATCTGTTTTTGTAACTTCTTGGGGTACAGGAGAGGTGCCTGATGATGTTTTACAAAAAGCTGTTTTAGAAGTTTTTGATTTAAGACCTTATTCCATTATTAAACGTTTAAATTTACTTCGTCCTATTTATAAAAAGACTGCTTGTTATGGTCATTTTGGTAGAGAAGATGTAGACTTTACTTGGGAAAAAACAGATGCAGTAGATGATCTTAAAACTGCGTGTAAAATATAA
- the panD gene encoding aspartate 1-decarboxylase — MLRQFLLAKIHRATITDANLNYEGSIAICPDLLKASGILPFEKVEVYNLTNGERFATYVIKGQKGEICLNGAAAHKGKPGDKVIIACYGYLCAEEIATLKPRIVLVNERNELKMS, encoded by the coding sequence ATGCTTAGGCAGTTTCTTTTAGCTAAAATACATAGAGCTACTATTACAGATGCTAACTTAAATTACGAAGGAAGCATTGCTATTTGCCCTGATTTGCTAAAAGCAAGCGGAATTTTGCCTTTTGAAAAAGTAGAAGTATATAATCTCACTAATGGGGAACGTTTTGCCACATATGTAATTAAAGGGCAAAAAGGGGAAATATGCTTAAATGGTGCTGCCGCTCATAAGGGAAAGCCAGGAGATAAAGTAATAATAGCCTGTTATGGATATCTTTGTGCAGAAGAGATTGCAACATTAAAGCCACGAATAGTGTTGGTAAATGAACGTAATGAACTTAAAATGTCATAA
- a CDS encoding YIP1 family protein, translating into MIITCPKCEFSRDVPDEKIPKTATRATCPKCGYKFEFRKLDKLENKVEIREEIKRDVSKEEKENIWEQLEDLGAKAEAQKKDDKQKDSSSTKHKEVQSDSIPWENLDKYGFFPGFFLTLKKVMFSPVDFFSNMKFKGYGKPLVFYLLLAEIQAVFVFLWQMMLGSAIIQQQEEALVGMLGYSTFGSLFILIFYPIILSLFLFVGAGINHFLLLIFRAGNSGFEGTYRAIAYASAPMILSIIPVIGQFIGGIWTFVVTFMAYKHVHKTTYGRVFMALVVTPIVLVLGVIFFLNQMKF; encoded by the coding sequence ATGATAATTACATGCCCAAAGTGTGAATTTAGTAGAGATGTGCCAGATGAAAAAATTCCTAAAACAGCCACTAGGGCTACTTGTCCTAAATGTGGGTATAAGTTTGAATTTAGAAAATTAGATAAGTTAGAAAATAAAGTAGAGATAAGAGAGGAAATAAAAAGAGATGTTTCCAAGGAAGAAAAAGAAAATATATGGGAACAATTAGAAGATTTAGGAGCTAAAGCTGAAGCACAAAAAAAGGATGATAAACAAAAAGATTCTTCTTCAACAAAGCATAAAGAAGTACAATCGGATAGTATTCCTTGGGAAAATTTAGATAAATACGGTTTTTTCCCTGGATTCTTCTTGACCTTAAAAAAAGTCATGTTTTCACCTGTAGATTTTTTTTCCAATATGAAATTTAAAGGATATGGTAAACCATTAGTCTTTTATTTGTTGTTAGCTGAAATTCAAGCAGTGTTTGTTTTTTTGTGGCAGATGATGTTAGGTAGTGCTATAATTCAACAACAAGAAGAAGCTTTAGTAGGGATGTTAGGATACTCAACTTTTGGTTCTCTTTTTATATTAATTTTTTACCCTATTATTTTATCACTCTTTTTATTTGTAGGGGCGGGTATTAATCACTTTCTTTTACTTATTTTTAGAGCAGGGAACAGTGGTTTTGAAGGGACCTATCGAGCAATCGCCTATGCTAGTGCCCCTATGATTTTGAGTATAATTCCTGTGATTGGGCAATTTATAGGTGGAATATGGACTTTTGTCGTAACTTTTATGGCATATAAGCATGTGCATAAAACAACTTATGGCCGTGTTTTTATGGCTTTAGTGGTAACACCTATTGTCTTGGTTTTGGGAGTAATTTTCTTTTTAAATCAGATGAAATTTTAG
- the ahbC gene encoding 12,18-didecarboxysiroheme deacetylase — translation MIGISKLYCDNIEPSDALRYGRCSGKLPSHLLQFSKDKKPVIVWNMTRRCNLKCVHCYAQAVDEFGKDEISTSQAKEMIDDLAQYGAPVMLFSGGEPLVREDLTELAKYAVEKGMRAVISTNGTLITKEKAKELKDVGLSYVGISLDGGEEVHDKFRGVPGAYRKALKGVENCQAEGLKVGLRFTINRRNASEVPKIFQILEDLEVPRVCFYHLVYSGRGSELIKEDLNHVETREMVDLIMDLTKKLFEKGLKKEVLTVDNHADGPYVYLRLLRENPKRAEEVFELLQFNEGNNSGRGIGCISWDGSVHADQFWRNHTFGNVLERPFSQIWDDPNIELLAKLKDKKKYVKGRCSKCKYLNICAGNFRARAEAYYGDIWAPDPACYLTDEEIGAK, via the coding sequence ATGATAGGTATTTCTAAACTTTATTGTGACAATATTGAACCATCTGATGCTCTACGTTATGGTAGGTGTTCGGGAAAGTTGCCTTCTCATTTGCTTCAATTTTCCAAAGATAAGAAGCCTGTAATTGTTTGGAATATGACAAGGCGATGCAATTTGAAATGCGTGCATTGCTACGCTCAGGCAGTAGATGAATTTGGGAAAGATGAAATTAGTACTTCTCAGGCAAAGGAAATGATAGATGATTTGGCGCAATATGGAGCTCCAGTAATGCTTTTTTCTGGTGGAGAGCCTTTAGTTAGGGAAGATTTAACAGAATTGGCTAAGTATGCAGTTGAAAAAGGAATGCGTGCAGTCATTTCTACTAATGGAACACTTATTACTAAAGAAAAGGCAAAAGAATTAAAAGATGTGGGATTATCTTATGTGGGGATTTCTCTTGATGGAGGAGAAGAGGTTCATGATAAGTTTAGAGGAGTGCCTGGAGCCTATAGAAAGGCACTTAAAGGTGTAGAAAATTGTCAGGCTGAAGGATTAAAAGTTGGACTTCGTTTTACTATTAATCGACGGAACGCATCAGAAGTGCCTAAAATATTTCAAATTTTAGAAGATTTAGAAGTTCCTAGAGTTTGTTTTTATCATTTGGTTTATTCTGGACGAGGATCAGAATTGATAAAAGAAGACTTAAATCATGTTGAAACACGAGAAATGGTAGATTTGATTATGGATTTGACTAAAAAATTGTTTGAAAAAGGTTTAAAAAAAGAAGTTCTTACTGTGGATAACCATGCAGATGGTCCATATGTTTATTTGCGCTTATTAAGAGAAAACCCTAAGAGAGCAGAGGAAGTTTTTGAACTCTTACAGTTTAATGAAGGTAATAATTCAGGAAGAGGAATTGGTTGCATCTCTTGGGATGGGAGTGTGCATGCAGATCAATTTTGGCGCAATCATACTTTTGGCAATGTGCTTGAACGTCCTTTCTCTCAGATTTGGGACGATCCTAATATAGAGCTTTTGGCTAAGTTAAAAGATAAAAAGAAATATGTAAAAGGGCGTTGCTCAAAATGTAAATATCTTAATATTTGCGCAGGGAATTTTAGGGCAAGAGCAGAGGCATATTATGGAGATATTTGGGCTCCAGATCCTGCTTGTTATCTTACAGATGAAGAAATAGGGGCAAAGTGA
- the panC gene encoding pantoate--beta-alanine ligase — MKQITTIPEIRQVINSLKKQDKKISLVPTMGYFHQGHLELMRYAKKYSDIVVVSIFVNPTQFGPNEDFNSYPRDLKRDLDLAKQVGVDIVFTPNIEDIYLPNHLTYVEVEKLPKVLCGKSRPTHFRGVATIVLKLFNICQPDIAVFGQKDWQQLVIIKQMVKDLNIPVKVIGHPIVREPDGLAMSSRNVYLTKEEREQAPAIYEGLCLVKKLCARGMRESLALKNKLIDYYFRNIPLGSIDYLEIVHPFTLEPLDEIKDKALVAVAMYLGKARLIDNILIEVEKNA; from the coding sequence ATGAAGCAGATAACAACTATTCCTGAGATAAGGCAAGTAATTAATTCCTTGAAAAAACAAGACAAGAAGATTTCTCTTGTCCCGACTATGGGATATTTTCATCAAGGTCATTTAGAGCTTATGCGTTATGCTAAGAAATATTCAGATATAGTGGTTGTTTCTATATTTGTGAATCCAACGCAATTTGGCCCTAATGAAGATTTTAATTCTTATCCTAGGGATTTAAAAAGAGATCTAGATTTAGCTAAACAAGTTGGAGTTGATATAGTTTTTACGCCTAATATAGAAGATATTTATTTGCCTAATCACTTGACTTATGTAGAAGTGGAGAAACTACCCAAAGTTCTTTGTGGGAAAAGTAGACCTACGCATTTTAGAGGAGTTGCTACTATTGTTTTAAAGCTGTTTAATATTTGTCAGCCAGATATTGCTGTTTTTGGACAAAAAGATTGGCAACAGTTAGTAATTATTAAACAGATGGTAAAAGATTTAAATATTCCTGTTAAAGTTATTGGGCATCCTATTGTAAGAGAACCAGATGGTTTAGCAATGAGTTCTAGAAATGTTTATTTGACAAAAGAAGAGAGAGAGCAGGCTCCTGCTATTTATGAAGGGTTATGTTTGGTTAAAAAGTTGTGTGCTCGAGGTATGCGAGAAAGCTTGGCTTTAAAAAATAAACTGATAGATTATTATTTTAGAAATATTCCCTTGGGTTCTATAGATTATTTGGAGATAGTTCATCCATTTACCTTAGAACCTTTGGATGAGATTAAAGATAAGGCATTAGTGGCAGTGGCAATGTATTTGGGTAAAGCTAGACTTATTGACAATATTTTAATTGAGGTGGAAAAAAATGCTTAG
- a CDS encoding (Fe-S)-binding protein, with amino-acid sequence MNLANLCIKCGRCLEVCPLFTSTLREDFSPRGKWTILSNSPKLSLSEIKHFSTLCLGCEKCALVCTQGLNFAEYLADFKACSSDWKIFATQKLLQFINSSNLLALGKYKFSSQDKNAYFLLTPSSKKIPFKKAVIFPGCLAKIFPNLEEKLKQLLAALKINIIPTPNWKCCGKPFQLAGLEEQSQNFATHNLNLWEELGKPIIITFCATCFKGLKNSFPQNSILLAENLLKYFSIQTLTNQNILIHQSCHSMDIPLHKIWATLKIISKCCGFGGTFKVLHSKWSKEINNQFWSKIPESSVVFTNCLGCLIELKATLPKNLQVFHWIEKISLKEK; translated from the coding sequence ATGAATCTAGCCAATTTGTGCATCAAGTGTGGCCGTTGTCTTGAAGTGTGTCCTCTGTTTACCTCCACTCTACGAGAAGATTTTTCTCCTAGAGGAAAATGGACGATACTTTCTAATTCTCCTAAGCTCTCTTTATCTGAGATAAAACATTTCTCTACCCTATGTTTAGGGTGTGAAAAGTGCGCTTTAGTTTGCACCCAAGGATTAAATTTTGCAGAATATTTGGCAGATTTCAAAGCTTGCTCTTCTGACTGGAAAATATTTGCTACTCAAAAACTTTTACAATTTATAAACTCCTCTAATTTATTGGCTCTAGGTAAATATAAATTTTCTTCACAAGACAAAAACGCGTACTTTTTATTAACCCCCTCTTCTAAAAAAATACCGTTTAAAAAAGCAGTCATTTTTCCTGGTTGTCTCGCTAAAATTTTTCCCAATTTAGAGGAAAAATTAAAGCAGCTTTTAGCTGCCCTTAAGATAAATATAATTCCTACTCCTAATTGGAAATGTTGTGGGAAGCCATTTCAACTTGCAGGATTAGAAGAACAGTCCCAAAATTTTGCGACTCATAATCTCAACCTTTGGGAAGAACTAGGAAAGCCTATCATCATTACTTTTTGTGCTACTTGTTTTAAAGGATTAAAGAATAGTTTTCCTCAAAACTCTATTTTATTAGCTGAAAATTTGCTAAAATACTTTTCTATCCAAACATTAACTAATCAAAACATACTTATCCATCAATCTTGTCATAGTATGGACATACCTCTTCATAAAATTTGGGCAACGTTGAAGATAATCTCTAAGTGTTGTGGATTTGGCGGGACCTTCAAAGTTTTACATTCCAAGTGGAGCAAAGAGATTAACAACCAGTTTTGGTCAAAAATTCCAGAATCATCTGTTGTCTTTACTAATTGCCTAGGATGTCTTATTGAGCTTAAAGCAACTTTACCTAAAAATTTACAAGTATTTCACTGGATAGAAAAAATTTCTTTAAAGGAAAAATAA